In the genome of Pelobacter seleniigenes DSM 18267, one region contains:
- a CDS encoding class I SAM-dependent methyltransferase yields MDSSLQNLLSELEQFGEENDQGTSERSQRMLNITRDTGEFLAVLIRATLARQVLEIGTSNGYSTLWLADACNAIGGKVTTVELSEHKYNLAAENFKRSNLSSTIRQVQENAADFLSKSDEGAYDLIFLDSERVEYPGWWPDLKRVIRPGGLLVADNALSHPEEIKAFILMVEADPDFTTSLVPVGKGEFLATRSIDKNS; encoded by the coding sequence ATGGACAGCTCACTGCAAAACTTATTGTCTGAATTGGAGCAATTTGGCGAAGAAAACGACCAAGGCACATCCGAACGTTCCCAACGGATGTTAAATATCACCCGCGACACTGGGGAGTTTTTAGCGGTCCTGATCCGTGCAACTCTTGCGCGACAGGTATTGGAAATCGGGACATCCAATGGCTATTCGACCCTTTGGCTTGCCGATGCCTGCAATGCCATCGGTGGGAAAGTCACCACGGTCGAGCTGTCCGAGCACAAATACAACCTGGCGGCCGAGAACTTCAAGCGCAGCAATTTGTCATCCACGATCAGGCAGGTTCAGGAGAACGCGGCTGACTTCCTTTCCAAAAGCGACGAAGGTGCTTACGATCTGATTTTCCTCGACTCGGAAAGGGTGGAATATCCGGGTTGGTGGCCAGACTTGAAGCGGGTTATCCGACCGGGCGGGCTGCTTGTTGCTGATAATGCCCTCTCGCACCCGGAGGAAATCAAAGCTTTTATTTTAATGGTCGAAGCAGATCCCGATTTCACCACCAGCCTGGTGCCGGTTGGCAAGGGTGAATTTCTGGCCACGCGCTCAATCGACAAAAATTCCTGA
- a CDS encoding leucyl aminopeptidase has product MKISVTTGAAEQQKTACLVAGVYEGRKRLDIEIGKGLDELFGRALKSKEFSGCKGEVLLLHGVNKGGPERVLLLGLGKEKDFTLSDLRQVASEATNILTRKQLGSFVLTLAQVAMKKAELGEKVQAIAEGLLLADYNYDRYLPKNRPGQPVKVSDALLLLAPGDDKHVAETALGKAEAICAGVCLARDLVNAPGNLKSPEYLAMQAVAMSEQVNIKAKLLNRQEMEKRGFGALLGVAQGSQRDPYLIVMEYNGAKADEKPVALVGKGVVFDSGGISLKPGEKMDEMKMDMGGAAAVIGTMLAAARLQLPINLVGVVPAVENMPSGTAIRPGDILTSLSGKTIEVLNTDAEGRLILADALTYVGQYQPRLVIDLATLTGACIIALGNQAAAVLGNDDKLIGQLLKAGERSGERLWQLPLWEEYAAQIKSDFADVKNTGGRPAGTITAAAFLQKFADSYRWAHLDIAGMAWEESGKAGRPKGGTGFGVRALVEFLHGECA; this is encoded by the coding sequence ATGAAAATTTCCGTAACAACAGGAGCGGCTGAACAACAGAAAACCGCCTGCCTGGTCGCAGGTGTTTATGAGGGCAGAAAAAGGCTCGATATCGAGATCGGCAAAGGGCTGGATGAACTGTTTGGGCGCGCGCTAAAAAGCAAAGAGTTTTCCGGTTGCAAAGGTGAGGTTCTGCTCCTGCACGGGGTGAACAAAGGCGGCCCCGAGCGGGTCCTGCTGCTTGGCCTGGGTAAGGAAAAGGATTTTACTCTGAGCGACCTGCGCCAGGTCGCCAGCGAAGCGACCAATATCCTGACCCGCAAGCAGTTGGGATCGTTTGTCCTGACTCTGGCGCAGGTTGCGATGAAAAAGGCAGAGCTTGGCGAAAAGGTTCAGGCCATCGCCGAAGGCCTGCTGCTCGCCGATTACAATTACGATCGCTACCTGCCTAAAAATCGGCCAGGACAGCCGGTCAAGGTCAGTGATGCCCTGTTGCTGCTGGCACCGGGAGATGATAAGCATGTGGCCGAGACCGCTCTGGGCAAGGCTGAGGCGATCTGCGCCGGGGTGTGTCTGGCGCGTGATCTGGTCAATGCGCCGGGGAACCTCAAATCCCCCGAATATCTCGCTATGCAGGCGGTGGCCATGTCCGAGCAGGTGAATATCAAGGCCAAGCTGCTCAACCGTCAGGAAATGGAAAAGCGAGGTTTCGGCGCTTTGCTTGGCGTTGCCCAGGGCAGCCAGCGCGACCCCTATCTGATCGTTATGGAATATAACGGTGCCAAGGCAGATGAAAAGCCGGTGGCGCTGGTCGGAAAAGGTGTGGTCTTTGACAGCGGTGGCATCTCCCTCAAACCCGGCGAGAAGATGGATGAGATGAAAATGGACATGGGCGGGGCCGCCGCGGTGATCGGCACCATGCTGGCCGCGGCCCGGCTGCAGCTGCCGATCAACCTGGTCGGCGTGGTTCCGGCCGTGGAGAACATGCCTTCGGGAACCGCCATCCGTCCCGGCGATATTCTCACCTCGCTGTCCGGAAAGACTATCGAAGTTCTCAATACTGACGCTGAAGGGCGGCTGATTCTGGCCGATGCCCTGACCTATGTCGGTCAATACCAACCGCGGCTGGTGATCGACCTGGCGACCTTGACCGGCGCCTGCATTATCGCCCTGGGCAATCAGGCGGCCGCGGTCCTCGGCAATGACGACAAGCTGATCGGCCAGCTGCTCAAGGCGGGCGAGCGCAGCGGTGAGCGGCTCTGGCAGCTGCCCCTCTGGGAAGAGTACGCCGCCCAGATCAAGAGCGACTTTGCCGATGTCAAGAATACCGGTGGCCGACCGGCCGGGACCATTACCGCTGCGGCTTTTTTACAGAAGTTTGCCGACAGCTATCGCTGGGCTCATCTCGATATCGCCGGCATGGCCTGGGAAGAGAGCGGCAAGGCCGGTCGCCCCAAAGGCGGCACCGGGTTCGGCGTGCGCGCCCTGGTCGAGTTTCTGCACGGGGAATGCGCGTAA
- the mnmH gene encoding tRNA 2-selenouridine(34) synthase MnmH, with protein MQEPIELDKALEQQRKGALLVDVRTPAEFAETTIPGAINVPIFSNEERAQVGTVYKQQGSKIARRLGVDLVAPKIPQIISAIEAAQEGRKDPVIVFCWRGGMRSHAVCCFLNLAGIPARQLIGGHKAFRRLVVDYFATEQWQPIYVLRGLTGVGKTRVLHALGKEDYPVVDLEGLANHRGSAFGNLGLAPQPSQKMFEALLWSRLNQLTAAPYLLTEGESLHIGRVVVPKRFHQAMQVQTSLWLSATLETRIKVILEEYPARDQLRAQFERPLLLLKERLGKKTVAEFCELLQQGEWELLTRELMVRYYDPLYLHTLPEQRIEVDLDPFPSGVRRVAEALEKLTSS; from the coding sequence ATGCAGGAACCGATTGAATTGGATAAAGCGCTGGAGCAGCAGCGCAAAGGCGCATTGCTGGTTGATGTCAGGACGCCGGCCGAGTTTGCCGAAACGACCATCCCCGGTGCGATCAATGTGCCAATCTTTTCCAACGAAGAGCGGGCGCAGGTTGGGACGGTCTACAAGCAGCAGGGGAGTAAGATCGCCCGGCGGTTGGGGGTGGATCTGGTTGCGCCAAAAATTCCCCAGATTATCTCCGCTATCGAAGCGGCTCAGGAAGGGCGCAAGGATCCAGTTATCGTGTTCTGCTGGCGCGGCGGGATGCGCTCCCATGCGGTCTGCTGTTTTCTGAACCTGGCCGGAATCCCGGCGCGCCAGCTGATTGGCGGGCACAAAGCATTTCGGCGGCTGGTGGTCGATTATTTTGCTACCGAGCAATGGCAGCCGATTTACGTGCTGCGCGGGCTGACCGGAGTCGGCAAAACCCGGGTGCTGCATGCTCTGGGCAAAGAAGATTATCCGGTGGTTGATCTGGAGGGGCTGGCCAACCACCGTGGCAGCGCATTCGGCAACCTTGGACTGGCGCCGCAACCGTCGCAGAAGATGTTCGAAGCTCTGCTCTGGAGCCGGCTCAACCAATTGACGGCGGCTCCATATCTGCTGACCGAAGGGGAGAGTTTGCACATCGGCCGGGTGGTGGTGCCGAAACGTTTTCACCAAGCCATGCAGGTCCAGACCAGTCTATGGCTGAGTGCTACGCTGGAGACCCGGATCAAGGTCATTCTGGAGGAGTACCCGGCCCGTGATCAGTTGCGGGCCCAGTTTGAACGGCCGCTGCTGCTGCTCAAGGAACGGCTCGGGAAAAAGACCGTCGCCGAGTTTTGCGAATTGCTGCAGCAAGGGGAGTGGGAGCTACTGACCCGTGAGCTGATGGTCCGCTATTACGATCCGCTCTATTTGCATACGCTGCCGGAACAGCGCATCGAAGTCGACCTTGATCCTTTCCCGAGCGGCGTTCGGCGGGTCGCGGAAGCGCTGGAAAAATTGACCTCATCCTGA
- a CDS encoding hybrid sensor histidine kinase/response regulator gives MSGTNSDLHNQNVNSELSASSKTFFSENLIRYFIKHCPNAAAIYDRNMVCLACSDRYLLDYGVAEDQVIGINHYEAFPEIPKKWRDVHQRALHGFVEKKEQDWFTRPDGSTCYTSWECRPWYDKEDKIGGIILYSEVITEQVRVLKEAKEKEERDKKQLEAVLSNMDNGVAAFDMEGHSIHVNDALARILGYQNKSELPLDTSNFESCFRLFSYPERKEIPPDKWPWARLSRGEAINNEKCVILRLATDRERIIEQYGTLIRNANGDPEIELLMMTDITERQQAEEELRKTQEFAEQEQAKWLAILDHVSNGVAVFDATGNQIYANGIHAEIYGFEKEDKTPRNCLNIEFVVSRFAVQTYPDYRELKADEWPASRVLAGEHLDGEIIDIKRLDKEYHRVMMISGVPIYNAQGEVELAVIVSNDITDQIEREKQEKLIQERMEQAQRLESLGVLAGGIAHDFNNLLMAILGHADIALMQIPKLSPVTKNLENIKNASLRAADLCTQLLAYSGQGRIEEKEFSISELAGEMAQMLQTSIAKNCALNLDLEEQLPMTIGDSSQVRQILMNFVINASDAIGDRHGTINILTTSMICEQSYFTDDYVIKPLKPGLYVKLEVSDNGPGMNNETLGRIFEPFFSTKFTGRGLGLSAVLGIIRSHGGGLRVHSELGRGTTFEVFLPALQSHVKKVPECPDRGNTKKDNFGGKVLLIDDEELVCTVCSSQLEMLGFKVLIARDGQEGIHIYRKKQAEIDLVILDLTMPKMGGEETFRILRQLNPQLKVVLASGFTEEGMTTHFSGEKPSGYLRKPYTLKQLSSMLSDLLPDRHTTQ, from the coding sequence ATGTCAGGAACGAATTCTGATTTGCACAACCAAAATGTCAATTCTGAGCTTAGCGCCTCCAGTAAAACATTCTTCTCTGAAAATCTGATCAGATATTTCATCAAACACTGCCCTAATGCCGCGGCAATTTATGATCGGAATATGGTCTGCCTTGCCTGCAGCGATCGTTATCTGTTGGACTATGGGGTGGCGGAAGATCAGGTCATCGGGATAAATCACTATGAAGCCTTTCCAGAAATACCAAAGAAATGGCGTGACGTTCATCAGCGGGCATTGCATGGCTTTGTTGAAAAAAAGGAGCAAGACTGGTTTACAAGGCCCGATGGATCCACCTGTTACACCAGTTGGGAATGCCGCCCGTGGTATGACAAAGAGGACAAAATCGGTGGCATAATTCTCTATTCAGAGGTGATCACCGAGCAGGTGCGGGTCTTGAAAGAAGCGAAGGAGAAGGAAGAACGGGATAAAAAACAACTTGAGGCCGTACTGTCCAACATGGATAACGGGGTTGCCGCATTTGATATGGAGGGTCATTCCATTCATGTCAACGATGCGCTGGCAAGGATTCTAGGCTACCAAAATAAATCTGAACTGCCATTGGATACCAGCAATTTCGAGAGTTGCTTCCGGCTCTTTTCCTATCCCGAAAGAAAAGAGATCCCACCTGATAAATGGCCGTGGGCACGATTATCCCGCGGGGAGGCGATAAACAATGAGAAGTGTGTCATCTTGCGGCTTGCCACAGACCGGGAGCGGATTATCGAGCAATACGGAACTCTGATCCGCAATGCCAATGGCGACCCGGAGATCGAATTGCTGATGATGACCGATATCACCGAACGCCAACAGGCAGAGGAAGAGCTCCGTAAAACCCAAGAGTTTGCCGAGCAGGAGCAGGCCAAATGGCTGGCCATACTTGACCACGTCAGCAATGGCGTTGCAGTCTTTGATGCTACCGGGAATCAGATTTATGCCAATGGTATTCATGCAGAGATCTATGGCTTTGAAAAAGAAGATAAAACGCCACGGAACTGTCTGAACATTGAATTTGTTGTCAGCCGTTTTGCTGTGCAGACCTATCCTGACTACAGGGAGCTAAAGGCCGATGAGTGGCCCGCCTCAAGGGTGCTGGCCGGCGAACACCTGGACGGAGAGATCATTGATATCAAACGGTTGGACAAGGAGTATCATCGGGTCATGATGATCTCCGGCGTTCCGATTTATAATGCGCAGGGCGAGGTGGAACTGGCTGTCATCGTCAGCAACGACATCACTGATCAGATTGAGCGAGAAAAACAGGAAAAACTGATCCAGGAACGTATGGAACAGGCACAGCGACTGGAAAGCCTGGGAGTTCTGGCTGGGGGCATAGCCCACGACTTCAACAATCTACTCATGGCCATTCTCGGGCATGCCGATATCGCGTTAATGCAGATTCCGAAACTTTCCCCGGTGACAAAGAACCTGGAAAATATCAAAAACGCTTCCTTGCGGGCTGCAGATCTATGTACCCAACTCCTGGCCTATTCCGGTCAGGGTAGAATTGAGGAAAAAGAGTTTTCTATCAGCGAGCTGGCCGGTGAAATGGCCCAGATGCTGCAAACCTCTATTGCTAAAAATTGCGCTCTGAACCTGGATCTGGAAGAGCAGCTGCCAATGACAATCGGTGACTCCTCCCAGGTGCGGCAGATCCTGATGAATTTCGTCATTAATGCCTCCGATGCCATAGGCGACCGTCACGGCACGATCAATATTTTGACCACCAGCATGATTTGCGAGCAGTCATATTTCACCGATGACTATGTGATAAAACCTTTAAAACCTGGCCTTTATGTAAAATTGGAAGTGTCCGATAACGGCCCCGGCATGAATAATGAGACGCTCGGTCGGATCTTTGAGCCCTTCTTTTCCACAAAATTTACCGGCCGGGGATTGGGCCTTTCGGCTGTCCTTGGAATTATCCGATCCCACGGCGGAGGGCTCAGGGTTCATTCTGAGCTGGGTCGGGGCACAACTTTTGAAGTGTTTCTTCCCGCGCTCCAAAGCCATGTAAAGAAAGTTCCGGAATGTCCTGATAGAGGCAATACGAAAAAGGACAATTTTGGTGGAAAAGTGCTCCTGATCGATGATGAGGAGCTTGTCTGCACGGTCTGTTCAAGTCAGCTTGAAATGCTCGGATTCAAGGTTTTAATAGCCCGAGATGGACAGGAGGGAATTCATATTTATCGGAAAAAGCAGGCAGAGATCGATCTGGTTATTCTCGACCTCACCATGCCGAAAATGGGTGGCGAAGAAACATTTCGAATCCTGCGGCAGCTGAATCCTCAGCTGAAGGTCGTCTTGGCCAGTGGCTTTACGGAGGAAGGTATGACCACCCACTTCTCCGGGGAAAAGCCTTCGGGCTATCTGCGTAAGCCCTATACCCTCAAGCAGCTCTCCAGCATGTTGTCCGACCTGCTTCCGGACAGGCATACGACACAATGA
- a CDS encoding methylated-DNA--[protein]-cysteine S-methyltransferase, which produces MIRLYEDIIETPCGALSIVFDEQETLLHLDFPDQGERQHRLLSRRYKKFELVKRHSQLIRPCLEAYMAGDYAALEKISCDPGGSPFQRSVWKALKNIPVGQTISYRDLAISIGNPKAVRAVARANALNPISLIYPCHRVIGANGQMTGYAGGLERKSWLLNHEGVKNIEG; this is translated from the coding sequence ATGATCAGACTTTATGAAGACATCATTGAAACACCTTGCGGAGCTTTATCCATTGTCTTCGATGAGCAGGAAACCCTGCTGCATCTCGATTTTCCCGATCAGGGAGAGCGCCAGCACCGGCTGCTCTCCAGACGTTATAAAAAGTTCGAACTGGTCAAGCGACACTCACAGCTGATCCGCCCTTGCCTTGAAGCCTATATGGCGGGGGATTATGCGGCCCTGGAAAAAATCAGTTGTGATCCGGGGGGGAGTCCGTTTCAACGCAGCGTCTGGAAGGCCTTGAAAAACATACCGGTCGGGCAAACCATCAGCTATCGGGATCTGGCCATCAGCATCGGCAACCCCAAAGCGGTCCGCGCCGTGGCCCGGGCCAATGCCTTGAATCCGATTTCCCTGATTTATCCCTGCCACCGGGTGATCGGCGCCAACGGCCAGATGACCGGATACGCAGGCGGGCTGGAACGGAAAAGCTGGTTGCTCAATCATGAAGGAGTTAAAAATATAGAAGGCTGA
- a CDS encoding YbfB/YjiJ family MFS transporter: MDSKIIDKEFSGRDWTSCKVLVGGILGMAVAMGIGRFAYTPILPLMQRDLGITNTLAGWLAGWNYLGYLAGAVVCTIAPGLLRSRLMAGGSLLLSLLTTIFMGMTLSEFFWSLMRLSGGFASAVLFIIISAEVGETLTRRGYGHWFGALYGGVGFGIALSGLLVPLLDKAGGWHTAWTGIGAIAVILAIIGITLGRKHVHSTASVNDPAQPKTDLRSIRILAVAYFLQGLGYIVTATFIVTIIAGTPELKAFAPYSWVAVGLSAIPSTILWPQLARRIGNKQALLAAYVLQAAGIFVSASAHNIVAVLFAAISFGGTFLGIVALTLAEGKLRMGKEAGRAAAFLTASFSVGQILGPIVAGSLADRQDGFTLPLLLAAACVAMGGVLTALDRRFSNPR; encoded by the coding sequence ATGGATTCAAAGATCATCGATAAGGAATTTTCCGGGCGGGACTGGACCTCCTGCAAAGTTCTGGTTGGAGGCATCCTCGGTATGGCGGTAGCCATGGGGATCGGGCGTTTCGCCTACACCCCTATCCTGCCGCTCATGCAGCGTGACCTGGGGATAACCAATACGCTGGCAGGGTGGCTGGCGGGCTGGAACTACCTCGGCTATCTGGCCGGTGCTGTTGTCTGTACGATCGCCCCCGGCCTCCTGCGCTCCCGGCTGATGGCGGGAGGCTCTTTATTGCTGAGCCTGTTGACCACCATTTTCATGGGCATGACGCTGTCGGAGTTTTTCTGGAGCCTGATGCGCCTCAGTGGCGGTTTCGCCAGCGCCGTACTATTCATCATTATTTCCGCCGAGGTTGGGGAAACCCTGACCAGACGTGGCTATGGCCATTGGTTTGGCGCGCTATATGGCGGCGTCGGTTTCGGCATCGCCCTGAGCGGCCTGCTTGTACCATTGCTGGATAAAGCGGGAGGATGGCATACCGCCTGGACAGGGATCGGAGCTATTGCCGTAATTCTGGCCATAATCGGTATTACCCTGGGTCGAAAGCATGTTCATAGCACAGCCTCCGTAAACGATCCGGCCCAACCGAAGACAGATTTGCGCAGTATCCGCATCCTGGCCGTTGCTTATTTTCTACAGGGTCTGGGCTATATCGTCACGGCGACCTTCATTGTCACCATTATTGCCGGCACCCCTGAATTAAAAGCTTTTGCACCATACAGCTGGGTCGCCGTCGGCTTGTCGGCCATCCCTTCCACGATTCTCTGGCCGCAACTGGCCCGTCGGATCGGGAACAAACAGGCACTATTGGCGGCCTATGTGTTACAGGCCGCCGGTATTTTTGTCAGTGCCAGTGCACATAACATCGTCGCGGTGCTGTTCGCTGCGATATCTTTCGGTGGGACCTTCCTCGGTATTGTGGCGTTGACCCTGGCGGAAGGCAAATTGCGCATGGGTAAGGAGGCAGGACGAGCCGCTGCGTTCCTGACTGCCAGTTTCAGCGTCGGTCAGATACTTGGGCCGATCGTGGCTGGCAGCCTGGCCGACCGGCAGGATGGGTTCACTCTTCCTCTGCTGCTGGCAGCAGCTTGTGTTGCCATGGGCGGAGTCTTGACCGCCCTGGATCGACGTTTTTCAAACCCGAGATAA
- a CDS encoding LysR family transcriptional regulator, whose product MEVSELKIFLAVARNGSISRAAEELHCVQSNVTTRLKQMEERLGVALFHRKSKGVVLTHSGLLLMDYAERIVRLSKEAEDLVSDQDEPKGKLRVGTMETTAAVRLTPLMINYHQLYPRVELSLETGSSLESLKRLLNFRIDGAFVAGEITHNRLIAEKAFAEELVLVTASDITSLEQIENLKILVFRDGCSYREQLEEWLRRTGKLPYRIVEFGSLEGIMGCVAAGMGVSFLPRSVVQRPQYQDHCSFHRLPEDISNMTTWFVRRRDEVPGKAMQAFMDLIGLERG is encoded by the coding sequence TTGGAAGTCAGCGAGTTGAAGATTTTTCTGGCTGTTGCCAGAAACGGGAGCATTTCCCGGGCGGCGGAAGAGCTTCATTGTGTGCAATCCAATGTTACGACCCGTCTCAAGCAGATGGAAGAGCGTCTTGGTGTCGCCCTTTTCCATCGGAAAAGCAAAGGGGTTGTTTTGACCCACTCCGGACTGCTGTTGATGGATTATGCCGAACGGATCGTTCGCCTCTCCAAAGAAGCTGAAGACCTTGTCAGCGATCAGGATGAGCCCAAAGGCAAGCTGCGGGTCGGGACGATGGAAACCACGGCAGCGGTACGCCTGACTCCTCTCATGATCAATTATCATCAGCTTTATCCCCGGGTTGAATTGAGCCTGGAGACAGGCTCTTCGTTGGAGTCGCTGAAGCGACTGCTTAACTTCCGGATCGATGGTGCCTTTGTGGCGGGCGAGATCACCCATAACCGCCTGATTGCCGAAAAGGCATTCGCAGAAGAACTGGTTCTCGTGACAGCGTCTGATATCACCTCGCTTGAGCAGATCGAAAACCTGAAAATTCTCGTATTCAGGGATGGATGCAGCTACCGGGAGCAACTGGAGGAGTGGCTCAGGAGAACGGGCAAGCTTCCTTACCGGATTGTCGAGTTTGGTTCGCTGGAAGGGATCATGGGCTGTGTTGCTGCTGGAATGGGGGTCAGCTTTCTCCCGCGGTCGGTGGTGCAGCGGCCGCAGTATCAAGATCATTGCTCTTTTCACCGCCTGCCGGAGGATATTTCCAACATGACCACCTGGTTTGTCCGGCGCCGGGATGAAGTGCCTGGTAAAGCCATGCAGGCGTTTATGGATTTGATCGGGCTTGAGCGGGGATGA
- a CDS encoding DNA-3-methyladenine glycosylase 2 family protein — translation MNSEHDICYQALKTRDARFDGRFFTGVSSTGIFCRPICPAITPKPENCTFFPSAAAALHAGFRPCLRCRPEAAPASPAWLGTAATVRRAVRLIEEGALDHGQSLSNLCERFAVGERQLRRLFQIHLGASPQQIAQTQRLLFAKNLVTQTTLPVTEIALAAGFNSLRRFNDAYKKTFGFAPSRERNLTAPHEPLAEGLQLHFSYRPPYDWDGLLAFFQSRAIVPVEQVTRNSYRRHIEIDGQPGDIEVRNEAGKNRLRCTLSGILTRHLHRVAYKIRRMFDVDADPQAIATDLGQDPVLHPLIAASPGLRLPGAWDSFEIAVRAVIGQQISVKGARTICTRLVERVGRSQFPNPQDILRSNLDGLGLTGRRIATLQSLAQAWPALDTTKPVEERIAELCALPGIGPWTAHYIVMRSGAEPDVYPVADLGLLRALEKLAVPAGKDDLTARAEKWRPWRAYGALYLWRVLG, via the coding sequence ATGAACAGCGAACACGACATATGCTATCAGGCCCTGAAAACCCGTGATGCCCGTTTCGACGGCAGGTTTTTTACCGGGGTATCCAGTACCGGGATTTTTTGCCGGCCGATCTGCCCGGCCATCACGCCAAAGCCGGAGAACTGCACTTTTTTTCCTTCCGCTGCGGCCGCCTTACATGCGGGCTTTCGCCCCTGCCTGCGCTGTCGACCGGAAGCGGCTCCGGCCAGCCCGGCCTGGTTGGGTACGGCAGCCACGGTGCGCCGGGCGGTACGGCTGATTGAAGAAGGGGCGCTGGATCACGGCCAATCACTGAGCAATCTCTGTGAGCGCTTTGCGGTGGGGGAACGCCAGTTACGCCGGTTATTCCAGATCCACCTTGGAGCATCTCCGCAACAAATTGCCCAAACCCAACGCCTGCTGTTTGCCAAAAACCTCGTGACCCAAACCACCTTACCGGTCACGGAGATTGCCCTTGCTGCCGGATTCAACAGCCTGCGCCGCTTTAACGATGCCTATAAAAAGACCTTCGGCTTTGCCCCGTCCCGCGAACGCAACCTGACCGCTCCACATGAACCTCTGGCAGAAGGGCTGCAGCTGCACTTTTCCTATCGTCCCCCTTATGATTGGGACGGTTTGCTGGCTTTCTTTCAATCCCGCGCCATTGTACCGGTAGAACAGGTGACCCGGAACAGCTACCGGCGACACATCGAAATCGACGGCCAACCGGGTGATATTGAGGTCAGGAATGAAGCGGGTAAAAACCGCCTGCGCTGTACCCTCAGCGGTATTCTGACCCGCCACTTACATAGGGTCGCGTACAAAATCAGGCGGATGTTCGATGTCGATGCCGACCCGCAGGCGATTGCGACGGACCTTGGCCAGGACCCGGTCTTGCACCCGCTCATCGCCGCATCTCCCGGTTTACGTTTGCCCGGCGCCTGGGACAGCTTTGAAATCGCCGTACGGGCGGTGATCGGCCAGCAGATCAGCGTGAAAGGGGCGCGCACCATCTGCACCCGCCTGGTCGAGCGGGTCGGCCGGAGTCAGTTTCCTAACCCACAGGATATTTTGCGCAGCAACCTGGACGGGTTGGGCCTCACCGGCCGACGCATCGCAACCCTACAGAGTCTCGCACAGGCCTGGCCCGCTCTGGACACAACCAAGCCGGTCGAGGAGCGCATCGCTGAACTGTGCGCCCTCCCCGGCATCGGTCCCTGGACGGCTCACTATATTGTCATGCGCAGCGGAGCGGAACCGGATGTCTATCCGGTTGCCGATCTTGGGCTGCTCCGCGCCCTGGAGAAACTGGCGGTACCGGCAGGTAAAGACGATTTAACAGCACGCGCCGAGAAATGGCGACCCTGGCGGGCTTACGGGGCACTCTACCTTTGGAGAGTTTTAGGATGA
- a CDS encoding tautomerase family protein, with amino-acid sequence MPYVNIKITREGASREQKARLIKNVTQLLVDELGKNPATTIVVIDEVETDNWGIAGETITVRRKAGK; translated from the coding sequence GTGCCTTATGTCAATATCAAAATCACCAGGGAAGGCGCCAGTCGAGAGCAGAAAGCCCGGCTGATCAAGAATGTGACCCAGTTGCTGGTTGATGAGCTTGGGAAAAATCCCGCCACAACTATCGTCGTTATCGACGAAGTTGAAACAGACAACTGGGGCATTGCCGGCGAAACAATAACCGTCAGGCGCAAGGCGGGCAAATGA